A window of the Pungitius pungitius chromosome 3, fPunPun2.1, whole genome shotgun sequence genome harbors these coding sequences:
- the her13 gene encoding hairy-related 13, producing the protein MAPSARPSGTGLEMEEEEPYYGIHKGDRKTRKPLVEKKRRARINESLQELRTLLVDTDFHSKMENAEVLEMTVKKVEDVLKNRTQEADALGREASERFAAGYIQCMHEVHTFVSSCPGVDPAVAAELLNHLLECMPLNEDHLQDVLMDLITDTPGGTRGGGDESMCSTPASPGGRSLCGGGSSPSSTASSEDLCSDLDETDSEHNQSSSEAPEDRDALCVPTGTYPRSMWRPW; encoded by the exons ATGGCCCCCTCGGCTCGGCCCAGCGGCACCGGCctggagatggaggaagaagagccgTACTACGGGATCCACAAAGGGGACAGAAAG ACCAGGAAACCGCtggtggagaagaagaggcGAGCTCGCATCAACGAGAGTCTGCAGGAGCTGAGGACCTTGCTGGTGGACACGGAC TTTCATTCCAAGATGGAAAACGCAGAGGTGCTGGAGATGACggtgaagaaggtggaggatgTTCTGAAGAACCGAACCCAAG AGGCCGACGCACTGGGCCGAGAAGCCAGCGAGAGGTTCGCGGCGGGCTACATCCAGTGCATGCACGAGGTCCACACCTTCGTGTCCAGCTGCCCCGGCGTCGACCCCGCGGTGGCGGCGGAGCTCCTCAACCACCTCCTGGAGTGCATGCCCCTGAACGAGGACCACCTCCAGGACGTGCTGATGGACCTAATCACTGACACTCCCGGCGGGacgcgcggcggcggcgacgagTCGATGTGCTCGACGCCGGCCTCGCccggggggaggagcctgtgcgGCGGCGGCTCGTCGCCGTCCTCCACGGCGTCCAGCGAGGACCTCTGCTCCGACCTGGACGAGACGGACAGCGAGCACAACCAGAGCTCCAGCGAGGCCCCGGAGGACAGAGACGCCCTGTGCGTGCCCACCGGGACCTACCCCCGGTCCATGTGGAGGCCCT
- the her8.2 gene encoding LOW QUALITY PROTEIN: hairy-related 8.2 (The sequence of the model RefSeq protein was modified relative to this genomic sequence to represent the inferred CDS: inserted 1 base in 1 codon): MTASAVAHNAGXKEERKLRKPLIERKRRERINSCLDQLKVTVVGAFRLDQSKLEKADILEMTVKHLQNIQSIELSDPTLGLEVQQRHSTGYIQCMHQVHSMLLTCDWMDKNLGSRLLSHPLESLPRSADERPPQASPGRDPPVAG, translated from the exons aTGACTGCTTCAGCCGTGGCGCACAACGCGG ccaaggaggagaggaag CTGAGGAAGCCGCTCATTGAGAGGAAGCGACGCGAGAGGATAAACAGCTGTTTGGATCAGCTGAAAGTCACCGTGGTCGGAGCGTTCAGACtcgat CAATCCAAACTGGAAAAAGCCGACATTCTGGAGATGACCGTGAAGCACCTGCAGAACATCCAGAGCATCGAACTCAGCG ACCCCACATTAGgcctggaggtgcagcagagacaCAGCACGGGGTACATCCAGTGCATGCACCAGGTCCACAGCATGCTCCTCACCTGCGACTGGATGGACAAGAACCTGGGCTCCCGCCTGCTCAGCCACCCGCTCGAGTCCCTGCCCAGATCCGCCGACGAGCGCCCCCCGCAGGCCTCGCCCGGCCGTGACCCCCCCGTggcggggtga
- the cab39 gene encoding calcium-binding protein 39 has translation MPFPFGKSHKSPADIVKNLKDSMTVLEKHDISDKKAEKATEEVSKSLVAMKEILYGTNEKEPQTEAVAQLAQELYNSGLLSTLIADLQLIDFEGKKDVAQIFNNILRRQIGTRTPTVEYLCTQQNILFMLLKGYESPEIALNCGIMLRECIRHEPLAKITLWSEQFYDFFRYVEMSTFDIASDAFATFKDLLTRHKLLSAEFLEQHYDKFFSEYEKLLHSENYVTKRQSLKLLGELLLDRHNFTIMTKYISKPENLKLMMNLLRDKSRNIQFEAFHVFKVFVANPNKTQPILDILLKNQTKLIEFLSKFQNDRTEDEQFNDEKTYLVKQIRDLKRPVPQEA, from the exons ATGCCTTTCCCCTTTGGCAAGTCCCACAAGTCGCCGGCGGACATCGTCAAGAACCTTAAGGACAGCATGACGGTGCTCGAGAAGCACGACATTTCTGACAAAAAGGCAGAGAAG GCCACAGAGGAGGTGTCAAAAAGCCTGGTGGCCATGAAGGAGATCCTGTATGGGACGAACGAGAAAGAGCCCCAAACCGAAGCGGTGGCCCAGCTGGCCCAGGAGCTCTACAACAGTGGCTTGCTCAGCACACTCATAGCAGACCTCCAGCTCATCGACTTTGAG GGTAAGAAAGATGTGGCTCAAATCTTCAACAACATCCTGAGGCGGCAGATCGGCACCCGGACGCCCACGGTGGAGTACCTCTGCACCCAGCAGAACATCCTCTTCATGCTGCTCAAAGG GTACGAGTCTCCAGAGATTGCCCTGAACTGCGGCATCATGTTGAGGGAGTGCATCCGACACGAGCCGCTGGCCAAAATCACACTGTGGTCCGAGCAGTTTTATGACTTCTTCAGATACGTGGAGATGTCCACTTTCGACATTGCCTCAGACGCTTTCGCCACTTTCAAA gaCCTCCTCACGAGACACAAGCTACTGAGTGCAGAGTTCCTGGAGCAGCATTACGACAAA TTCTTCAGTGAATATGAGAAGTTACTCCACTCAGAAAACTACGTGACTAAAAGGCAGTCCCTCAAA CTGCTTGGAGAGCTGCTTCTCGACCGGCACAATTTCACCATAATGACGAAATACATCAGCAAGCCAGAGAACCTCAAATTAATGATGAACCTGCTACGGGACAAGAGCCGCAACATCCAGTTTGAGGCTTTCCATGTTTTTAAG GTGTTTGTGGCCAACCCCAACAAGACGCAGCCCATCCTGGACATCCTGCTGAAGAACCAGACCAAACTCATCGAGTTCCTCAGCAAGTTCCAGAACGACAGAACGGAGGACGAACAGTTCAACGATGAAAAGACTTACCTGGTCAAACAGATCAGGGACCTCAAGAGGCCCGTGCCCCAGGAGGCCTGA
- the itm2ca gene encoding integral membrane protein 2Ca: protein MVKISFQSITGQKVENDGDKTEILIPHPDDDELVQRPKKSPLNGLCCLTFGLVVFMAGLVLASIYVYRYYFIPHIPEENLFHCRVLYEDSAYAPLRGRQELEENVGIYLGDNYEKITVPVPHFGGSDPADIIHDFHRGLTAYHDIALDKCYVIELNTTIVMPPRNLLELLINVKKGTYLPQTYIIHEEMVVTGRVHNMRQLGPFIYRLCNGKDTYRLNRRVTRRRINKREAKDCHHIRHFENTFVVETVICDGA, encoded by the exons ATGGTGAAGATCAGCTTCCAGTCCATCACGGGACAGAAAGTGGAGAACGATGGCGACAAGACGGAGATCCTCATCCCTCATCCG gaTGATGACGAGCTGGTCCAGCGGCCCAAAAAGTCTCCCCTGAATGGCCTGTGCTGCCTGACGTTCGGCCTGGTGGTGTTCATGGCCGGCCTGGTCCTAGCCTCCATTTATGTCTACCGCTACTACTTTATACCTCAT atccCGGAGGAGAACCTGTTCCACTGCAGGGTGCTTTACGAGGACTCTGCGTACGCTCCTCTGCGCGGGCggcaggagctggaggaaaaTGTCGGCATCTACTTGGGCGACAACTACGAGAAGATCACCGTGCCGGTGCCTCACTTCGGGGGCAGCGACCCGGCCGATATAATCCATGACTTCCACAGA GGACTTACAGCCTACCACGACATCGCCCTGGACAAGTGCTACGTCATCGAGCTCAACACCACCATCGTGATGCCTCCGCGCAACCTCCTGGAGCTCCTCATCAACGTGAAG AAGGGAACCTACTTGCCTCAGACCTACATCATCCACGAGGAGATGGTGGTGACGGGCAGGGTGCACAACATGCGTCAGCTGGGGCCCTTCATCTACCGCCTGTGCAATGGGAAGGACACGTACCGCCTGAACCGCCGCGTCACCCGCAGAC GCATCAACAAGCGCGAGGCGAAGGACTGCCACCACATCCGCCACTTCGAGAACACCTTCGTGGTGGAGACTGTTATATGCGATGGAGCGTaa